A window of Gammaproteobacteria bacterium genomic DNA:
GTGAGCTGGGGTTTGGTGAGACCATCAGAGTCATCAAAGCACGTAATGAGGAGCATGAAGCTCAGCGGGTGGTTTCAAGAATACTTCAGCACAAATTTCAAAGCCGTAAGGCGTTTAAGGACTATGCCATTTTGTACCGGGGGAATCATCAATCGCGCCTGTTGGAGCGGCACCTGCGGGAACATCAAATGCCTTATACCCTGACCGGGGGCACCTCGTTTTTCTCCTACGCAGAAGTAAAAGATGTCCTGTCTTATATTCGCCTGGTGGTGAACAATGATGATGACCACGCCTTTGTGCGCGTTGCCAATGTACCCCGGCGGGAAGTGGGGCCCGGTACGCTGGAGAAACTCGCCACTTACGCAACTCAGCGTGGTATTAGTATGTTTGATGCCAGTTATGAGTTGGGTCTGGAACAGCATATGGCACAACGTAGTGTGAGTAAGTTGCGGGCATTTACCGATTGGATCGGTGGGTTCAGCCACAGGGCAGAACGCGGTGAAGTACGCACTTTGGTACGGGATCTGGTCCAGGAAATGGATTTCGAAACCTGGTTGCTCGACAGTAGTCGAGACCAGGCTGCGGCGGACAGAAAAATGGAAAACGTCGCGGAGTTACTGCAATGGGTGGACAAACTCATGTCCGGTCCGGATGCTGAGGATCTGGGTAAAGTGGTTTCACAATTACAATTAATGGATATTCTGGAGCGTCAGGAAAATGAGCAAGAACGTGATTGTATTAATCTGATGACCTTACACGCGGCTAAGGGGCTGGAGTTTCCATATGTCTATATTATTGGAATGGAAGAGGAACTGTTGCCGCATCACAGCAGCATTGATGAAGGTAATGTGGAAGAGGAACGACGCTTGGCCTATGTGGGCATTACCCGGGCTCAGCGTGAGCTGACTTTCAGCTATGCAGAAAAACGCAAACGTGCCGGTGAAATGGTGTCATCGGAGCCCAGTCGATTCTTAAATGAACTGCCACAGGATACGGTACAATGGGAATCGGGCAACGAAGATCCGGAACAGCGTCAACAGCGCGGTCAGGCCCATTTGAGTAATTTGCGTGATATCTTAGGAAGCCTATGATAACTTTCGTAAATGGCATATATGGGAACAGAATCGTCAATTGAGCCATTTGCTCTTAGGTCTGCTCATCCTGGAGTCTTTCAACGGCTCCCTGGAACTTCCCCTGCTGCGGTGGTCTCATCCGGCGTAGGCGATTGAAATAGTGACAACCGGGTTATTGCGCCGGGAGTTTACGATTGTGATGCCGTTCCGGATTTGTTTTCCTCCAGGTATTAAAATCGGTCGCTTAAAGAATGGCTTATATAACATGGCGTTATAAGGCATGGGATGTAACAAGCGGTTTATAATGTTCAGGAGTGGTAGATGCGAACATTGGTATTTGCTGTCATTTTCAGTGTCATTCCCCTTACCTTGAAGGTTCCCCAGCTGATGGCTCACGAAGCCGTTACACTGGCGATGGTGGATGATTTACAAGCGGTGTCCAGAACGGCCCAGTCTCAAAACTTACCCATACTGTTAGTGTATTCAGCGGAAGATTGTGGTTACTGTAAACGTCTGGAAGCAGACGTACTCAACCCCATGATGAAAAATGGTGAATTTACCCAACGCATAATTGTACGTAAGGTCATGATAGACAGCATGGTGAAAATCAAAGACTTTACAGGTCAGCCGATGGAAGCGGGCGAATTTGCTTTTAAGCAGGGGGTGGATGTAACGCCGACTCTGCAGTTTGTTAACGCTCACGGCAAACAGCTGGTACCGCGCATGGTGGGTTATCAGGGTACGGATTTTTTCCCGGCGTATTTGGAAGACGCTATCGGCAGCTCTTTGGAAGTGGTGCGGCGACGCTAGATCGGATCACTTCAGTCGCAGTTAACGCAATCTGGCTTCTTTCAACATTTTCCGCACTTGGGTCATATGACGACGGCTCACTTCCAGAGCATTATCGATTTCTCGCATTTTAATTACCCAGCTGCCACCGGCGGTTCGCTCCAACCCCTGCATAAACGCTTTGGCAACCAGTGCGTTGCGGTGTATGCGTACAAAACGTTCCCCAAATTCCTCTTCCAGTGATTTCAGCGATTCGTCAATGATGACCTCCCCGTTGCGATAACGTACGGTGACGTATTTCTGGTCGGCTTGGAAATAGAAGATGTCTTCAATGGGGACTAACTTAATATTACCGCTGATTTGTGCGCTTAAGTGGGTGCGAGAGTGGTCCGTTGCGTCACTCTTACCCAGTTCCACTAATTGCGCCCGGTTAATTTTTCTCACCCGGGACAAGGCCTGTTCCAGACGTTCCCGGCGTATCGGCTTGAGTAAATAATCCACGGCTTCTGCATCAAATGCCGCCAGGGCATGCTCACTAAAGGCGGTGGTGAAAATAATGGCAGGCGGGTTGTCCAAGTTGGATAAATGCATGGCCGTTTCCAGGCCATCCATTCCCGGCATGCGAATATCCAAAAAAATCAAATCCGGTCGCAATTCTCCGCTTTTGAGTAGTACCTCCTTGCCATCTGCGGCCTCGCCCACAATGGTGTGGTCCATTTCTTCCACAATGCGCTTCAAACGGGAGCGGGCCAAAGGTTCATCATCTGCAATAAGAATATTCATATTAGGATTGTTTATAAGGAAAACTCAAAGTTAATTGATAATGGGTGCCTTCTAGTTTAACGGCCAGTTTGCCGCGTTTTCCATAGCTGGCCTGCAAACGCAGGCGAGTGTTTTCCTGCGCCATTTTGTTGCTGGTACGGCTTTGGATGGCAGTTGTGGCCGGTACCGGGTTGGTGATGGTAATACTGATCAAATCGTCTTCGATGGTTCCGGCAATCACTATGGTACCCCCGTTTTCTACATGTTCTATGCCATGATAGATGGCGTTTTCCACCAACGGTTGTATGGTGAGTTGAGGCATTAGGGCGTTGCTGGGAATCGTGTCCACCGACCATTCGACTTGTAAGCGCTTACCCAGACGCAGCTTTTCTATGCGCAGATAACGTCGGGCCAGGTTCCATTCATCTTTGATAGGTACTTCATTGCTGTCGGCCAAAGTGCCGC
This region includes:
- the rep gene encoding DNA helicase Rep, with amino-acid sequence MVNLNPRQHEAIQYIGSPLLVLAGAGSGKTRVITQKIVHLIRQCGISPRHITAVTFTNKAAREMQSRVRELLNKGEGKGLSVSTFHTLGLNIIRREVAAAGLKPGFSIYDSQDCQSLLKDLMHKTFGGDDDLDFHQRHISHWKNAQISPQQALTEAAGSDAVVKLTATARLYEVYDRHMKAYNAVDFDDLIRIPVELLQNDAAVREKWQNRIRYLLVDEYQDTNTSQYLLVKLLVGARGALTVVGDDDQSIYAWRGAQPENLALLQKDFFDLKVIKLEQNYRSTGCILKAANHLIANNPHVFEKSLWSELGFGETIRVIKARNEEHEAQRVVSRILQHKFQSRKAFKDYAILYRGNHQSRLLERHLREHQMPYTLTGGTSFFSYAEVKDVLSYIRLVVNNDDDHAFVRVANVPRREVGPGTLEKLATYATQRGISMFDASYELGLEQHMAQRSVSKLRAFTDWIGGFSHRAERGEVRTLVRDLVQEMDFETWLLDSSRDQAAADRKMENVAELLQWVDKLMSGPDAEDLGKVVSQLQLMDILERQENEQERDCINLMTLHAAKGLEFPYVYIIGMEEELLPHHSSIDEGNVEEERRLAYVGITRAQRELTFSYAEKRKRAGEMVSSEPSRFLNELPQDTVQWESGNEDPEQRQQRGQAHLSNLRDILGSL
- a CDS encoding thioredoxin fold domain-containing protein; the encoded protein is MRTLVFAVIFSVIPLTLKVPQLMAHEAVTLAMVDDLQAVSRTAQSQNLPILLVYSAEDCGYCKRLEADVLNPMMKNGEFTQRIIVRKVMIDSMVKIKDFTGQPMEAGEFAFKQGVDVTPTLQFVNAHGKQLVPRMVGYQGTDFFPAYLEDAIGSSLEVVRRR
- a CDS encoding LytTR family DNA-binding domain-containing protein, with protein sequence MNILIADDEPLARSRLKRIVEEMDHTIVGEAADGKEVLLKSGELRPDLIFLDIRMPGMDGLETAMHLSNLDNPPAIIFTTAFSEHALAAFDAEAVDYLLKPIRRERLEQALSRVRKINRAQLVELGKSDATDHSRTHLSAQISGNIKLVPIEDIFYFQADQKYVTVRYRNGEVIIDESLKSLEEEFGERFVRIHRNALVAKAFMQGLERTAGGSWVIKMREIDNALEVSRRHMTQVRKMLKEARLR